A region from the Tahibacter amnicola genome encodes:
- a CDS encoding TonB-dependent receptor plug domain-containing protein produces the protein MKNDAKRTVLAVALALAIGQSRAAPEQAGPDVATSMDEIVVQADITYRDRSDETPPVLVYDLEYFQRFEPLTVGDMLKRVPSVAFVSDVLEYDGAQLRGLQAAYTQVLINGKKVPGAGDDRSFFVDRIPAELVDHIEVVRSASASRSGDAVAGALNIVLREAYAFDGAYLRAGALHFDDGTMKPTYGGLAGGDVGGGRLLAGFNVQGRYNPKQKQSVRFEEPGGDFVDREDQDDIRDGTDYSANLSYHREFGPGELDLSAFLVRTDRRESEHSVEFNDPVSRAIAHRVSVNDQVVDIDQDNYSLAASYRFEGLGGATEISLQRAAFDDSRFDTEEESSFDDEEMPPAFDEREGTRTLTATHDTETTLRVSHQRAIGGRQLAFGIDLQRKDRDTTLLTAEVDTDEEHAPLPPYTEFVHVASDIQERRVDPWITWSGQGRALRWETGLRYERTDADIHSDNEAVANEYRILLPSAHFRWELSDGDRLRLSLARTVRRPDFKQLLPVTLEEEFGDNDFIGNPSLKLENAWGLDLGFEHRLGKRGVVGINLFYRNVRDLIEVVNTGTPSATALDDYEEAVDEFLEEHPGATAATPGYPVFDPDSFVFSAANVGHGRVYGVELDVSTPLTALGLPDTGVFANYSWLDSSVRDAMGARRFNNQPRFVYNVGVIHDIPSVGMSVGASYRKQGDAEQRLLAEEVRTEYGADLEAFVEKRFGDSVSVRLTASNLLNARKDEFFGKFDTLGDQQGRDFDEYELESEQSGPVVQLIARFAF, from the coding sequence ATGAAAAACGATGCGAAGCGCACGGTGCTTGCCGTCGCACTGGCTCTGGCCATTGGACAGTCCCGGGCCGCGCCGGAACAGGCCGGCCCGGACGTCGCCACGTCCATGGACGAAATCGTCGTCCAGGCGGACATCACCTATCGCGATCGCAGTGACGAGACACCACCGGTTCTCGTGTACGACCTGGAGTATTTCCAGCGCTTTGAACCGCTGACGGTGGGCGACATGCTCAAGCGCGTGCCGAGTGTCGCCTTCGTGTCCGACGTTCTGGAATACGACGGCGCCCAGCTGCGGGGCCTGCAGGCGGCATATACGCAGGTGCTGATCAATGGCAAGAAAGTACCCGGCGCTGGCGATGACCGCTCGTTCTTCGTCGATCGCATTCCGGCCGAACTGGTCGACCATATCGAGGTCGTCCGCAGCGCCAGCGCGAGCCGGTCCGGCGACGCCGTCGCCGGTGCGCTCAATATCGTGCTGCGCGAGGCCTACGCATTCGATGGCGCCTACCTGCGCGCCGGCGCGCTGCACTTTGACGATGGCACGATGAAACCCACCTACGGGGGCCTCGCCGGCGGTGATGTCGGCGGTGGCCGACTGCTCGCGGGCTTCAATGTGCAGGGGCGGTACAACCCCAAGCAGAAGCAGAGCGTCCGCTTTGAGGAGCCCGGCGGCGATTTCGTCGATCGCGAAGACCAGGATGATATCCGCGACGGTACCGACTACTCGGCAAACCTGAGCTATCACCGCGAGTTCGGTCCGGGGGAGCTGGATCTGTCTGCCTTCCTGGTACGCACGGATCGCCGCGAATCGGAACACTCCGTCGAGTTCAATGACCCCGTCAGTCGTGCCATCGCGCACCGGGTGTCGGTCAACGACCAGGTCGTCGATATCGATCAGGACAACTACTCCCTGGCCGCTTCGTACCGGTTCGAGGGGTTGGGTGGTGCGACAGAGATCTCGCTGCAACGCGCCGCTTTCGACGATTCGCGTTTCGACACGGAAGAAGAGAGCAGCTTCGATGACGAGGAAATGCCGCCCGCTTTCGACGAACGCGAAGGCACGCGGACCCTGACGGCTACGCACGACACGGAAACGACCCTCCGGGTATCGCACCAGCGCGCCATCGGTGGACGGCAACTCGCATTCGGGATCGATCTCCAACGCAAGGATCGTGACACGACACTGTTGACCGCCGAAGTCGATACGGACGAAGAGCACGCGCCGTTGCCGCCGTACACGGAATTCGTGCACGTTGCCAGTGACATCCAGGAACGGCGCGTCGATCCATGGATCACCTGGTCCGGCCAGGGGCGCGCGCTTCGGTGGGAAACCGGATTGCGCTACGAACGTACCGACGCCGATATCCACTCCGACAATGAGGCTGTGGCGAATGAGTACCGCATCCTTCTACCGTCCGCCCACTTTCGCTGGGAGCTGAGCGATGGCGATCGCCTCCGGCTGTCGCTGGCGCGTACCGTGCGCCGGCCAGATTTCAAGCAACTGCTGCCGGTGACATTGGAGGAGGAGTTCGGTGACAACGATTTCATCGGCAATCCGTCCTTGAAACTGGAGAATGCCTGGGGTCTGGACCTGGGTTTCGAACATCGGCTGGGCAAGCGCGGCGTCGTAGGTATCAACCTGTTCTACCGTAACGTGCGGGACTTGATAGAAGTGGTGAACACGGGGACTCCCAGTGCGACGGCACTGGATGACTACGAAGAGGCGGTGGATGAATTCCTTGAGGAACATCCCGGCGCGACCGCGGCCACGCCCGGCTATCCCGTATTTGACCCTGACAGCTTTGTTTTCAGTGCGGCCAATGTCGGGCACGGCCGCGTCTACGGCGTGGAGCTGGATGTTTCCACGCCGCTCACGGCGCTGGGGTTGCCGGATACCGGCGTGTTTGCGAACTACTCCTGGCTCGACAGTTCCGTGCGCGATGCGATGGGTGCGCGGCGCTTCAACAACCAGCCGCGCTTTGTGTACAACGTCGGCGTCATTCACGACATTCCATCGGTCGGTATGAGCGTGGGGGCCAGTTACCGCAAGCAAGGTGACGCCGAGCAACGCCTGCTTGCCGAAGAAGTGCGCACCGAGTACGGCGCCGATCTGGAGGCGTTCGTCGAGAAGCGCTTTGGCGACAGCGTGTCAGTCCGCCTGACTGCCTCGAACCTGCTCAACGCCAGGAAGGACGAGTTCTTCGGCAAGTTCGATACGCTGGGGGACCAGCAGGGTCGCGACTTCGACGAGTACGAGCTGGAAAGCGAGCAATCCGGCCCCGTCGTGCAGCTGATCGCCCGGTTTGCGTTCTGA
- a CDS encoding type IV pilus modification PilV family protein, whose amino-acid sequence MTRIHPKTLGRRATGFSLIEAMIALLVLSIGLLALAVLQVTVMRNSGETKARTSALSLAQEKLEELKSFSSLDGYKAIQVGASGSTLSDMTTAAQTGTTFTRSWTVRRYVYDRSTRAFADVGASRVTATDVQLLAFNANLQPGTEFKRVDVTVGWQDAASGASTSITVGDIIDAIDPGDTAAVIQQITSAGKNPLVRIYDPALQEGVVPIAVGNNQSSASSDPKPVQEGSDGNVTTRYTVASYVKDGNDARILRLIDTVVTSCQCTSVQQNNTYGENEGPFAPSYWDGDKFTTPEELPNKPRGWINDRVGQNERLCSVCCRDHHDVSTQTVKFDPFRPSSDFTGGDHNHYRNTNRGGTPAFQLLGDGGNKLYDEACRFVRVDGIYRATTDPRMENVAMLNMERATNGDTSLSSSTTTAYSSFAQKYLESLANSAKGGADQANYPDFTSSSGSLGQLDPVTLRVGGIANLHSRAIFADWVSPETIKKLNCVGTDSTNTECSMVYPSYQTMSALQIMPFVAINLTNIGEWAENSARQIITMRNEAIPNDASTSFVRGEVTAVKSGNAVGTANSYRGADALTDQYPIDPNDAGYGVTTRPEPFSVARNVQVTGGVTQNARFVLEVIDSTADSGNFPSGGINVTSCTRGAGKVGTDPTDGSKLETNEHLCAVDSQATTMTLILSNYNRVTNIVCPTGSKGNNYSYVANSYPPVCEGSKNHDIVAATSYVNRDYKLCNVASPVSGATFTSPVETNPSTSTPKDPTKEVTTIVLTMTPDASVFDLKRALTTFVKQTGTCP is encoded by the coding sequence ATGACTCGCATCCATCCGAAAACTCTTGGCCGTCGCGCCACAGGTTTCAGCCTGATCGAAGCGATGATCGCACTGCTGGTGCTGTCGATCGGCCTGCTCGCGCTGGCCGTTCTGCAAGTGACCGTCATGCGCAACTCCGGTGAAACCAAGGCACGGACCAGCGCACTGTCGCTGGCGCAGGAAAAACTCGAGGAACTCAAGTCCTTCTCGTCGCTGGATGGCTACAAGGCGATCCAGGTGGGCGCGTCGGGCTCCACCTTGTCCGACATGACGACGGCGGCCCAGACGGGTACCACCTTCACGCGTTCCTGGACGGTACGCCGCTATGTCTACGATCGCAGCACCAGGGCGTTTGCCGATGTCGGCGCATCGCGCGTCACGGCCACCGACGTACAGCTCCTTGCCTTCAATGCGAACCTGCAGCCCGGCACCGAGTTCAAGCGCGTCGACGTCACCGTGGGCTGGCAGGACGCGGCCAGTGGTGCTTCCACGTCCATTACCGTTGGCGACATCATCGACGCGATCGACCCGGGCGATACGGCGGCTGTGATCCAGCAGATCACCTCGGCCGGCAAGAACCCGCTGGTGCGCATCTACGATCCCGCGCTGCAGGAAGGTGTGGTGCCGATTGCCGTGGGCAACAACCAGTCATCTGCCTCATCCGATCCGAAGCCGGTGCAGGAAGGCAGTGACGGCAACGTCACGACGCGCTACACGGTGGCCTCCTACGTGAAGGACGGCAACGATGCGCGCATCCTGCGGCTGATCGACACGGTGGTGACCAGCTGCCAGTGCACCTCGGTCCAGCAGAACAACACCTATGGTGAGAACGAAGGTCCGTTTGCTCCTTCGTACTGGGACGGCGACAAGTTCACCACGCCCGAGGAGCTGCCCAACAAGCCGCGTGGCTGGATCAACGATCGCGTGGGTCAGAACGAGCGGTTGTGCAGCGTGTGTTGCCGCGACCATCACGACGTGAGCACGCAGACGGTCAAGTTCGATCCGTTTCGTCCCTCCAGCGATTTCACCGGCGGCGACCATAACCATTATCGGAATACCAACCGCGGTGGAACGCCGGCCTTCCAGTTGCTCGGCGATGGTGGCAACAAGCTGTACGACGAGGCCTGCCGTTTTGTGCGCGTGGATGGCATCTACCGCGCGACCACCGATCCACGCATGGAAAACGTCGCCATGCTCAACATGGAGCGCGCGACCAATGGTGATACCAGTCTGAGCAGCAGCACGACCACCGCCTATAGCAGCTTTGCCCAGAAGTACCTGGAATCGCTGGCGAATTCGGCCAAAGGCGGGGCCGACCAGGCGAACTACCCGGACTTCACTTCCTCATCGGGCAGTCTCGGTCAGCTTGACCCTGTCACGCTGCGCGTTGGCGGCATCGCGAACCTGCACTCGCGTGCCATTTTTGCCGACTGGGTCAGTCCGGAGACAATCAAGAAGCTCAATTGTGTCGGCACCGACAGCACCAATACCGAATGCTCAATGGTGTATCCGTCCTACCAGACGATGAGTGCCCTGCAGATCATGCCGTTCGTGGCGATCAACCTTACCAATATCGGCGAATGGGCGGAAAACTCGGCGCGACAGATCATCACGATGCGCAACGAGGCCATCCCCAACGACGCGTCGACCAGCTTTGTGCGCGGCGAAGTGACGGCAGTGAAGTCGGGCAATGCGGTGGGAACGGCAAACAGCTATCGCGGCGCTGACGCACTGACGGATCAGTATCCGATCGATCCGAATGATGCCGGCTATGGCGTGACGACGCGTCCGGAGCCCTTCTCTGTGGCGCGGAACGTCCAGGTTACCGGCGGCGTGACCCAGAACGCGCGATTCGTGCTGGAAGTCATCGACTCGACGGCCGACTCGGGCAACTTCCCGTCCGGTGGCATCAACGTCACCAGCTGTACCCGCGGCGCCGGCAAGGTTGGCACCGATCCGACCGATGGCTCGAAGCTGGAAACCAACGAGCATCTGTGCGCCGTCGACAGCCAGGCGACCACGATGACGCTGATCCTGAGCAACTACAACCGTGTCACCAATATCGTGTGTCCCACCGGGTCGAAGGGGAACAACTACTCCTACGTAGCCAATTCCTACCCGCCAGTCTGCGAAGGATCGAAGAACCACGACATCGTCGCGGCGACTTCCTACGTCAATCGCGACTACAAGCTCTGCAACGTGGCGTCGCCCGTATCCGGTGCAACCTTCACCTCGCCGGTGGAGACCAATCCGTCGACGAGCACGCCGAAGGATCCGACCAAGGAAGTGACAACCATTGTCCTGACCATGACACCGGACGCGAGCGTATTTGACCTGAAACGCGCGTTGACGACCTTCGTCAAGCAGACTGGCACCTGTCCGTAA
- a CDS encoding AraC family transcriptional regulator, protein MTAYTLRETPAIATIYQPALIIDHVRRCEVDTRRILREAGLEPAVLHDAACRISAMQLCRLFEATFAAITGPDEPFLLGQSLLPAHFGAASHAMALAPDLGHALEALCRHASVLSPLLRPRLRMEGALAVLYFTDSHGTGSVHHRLVDLQMSAVVAMARWLGGQRLPWQFCFNRTPPRRCAQYEVHLGPSLRFNCQLDALLIDARWLAVPWPRGNALAAAMAGREAAAQDHAPGVVDALYDHLFEHIRRAPTLDSAAAALGVSPATLKRHLAQSGTHFQAELDRVRTHVSLHLFHTVGMDNSRAAAYLGFHDAANFRRSFKRWTGLTPCSLRASLLPGPA, encoded by the coding sequence GTGACCGCCTATACACTGCGAGAGACACCGGCGATCGCGACGATCTACCAGCCTGCACTGATCATCGACCACGTGCGACGCTGCGAGGTGGACACGCGACGGATTCTGCGCGAAGCCGGACTGGAGCCGGCGGTGTTGCATGACGCCGCATGCCGGATCAGCGCCATGCAGCTGTGCCGCCTGTTCGAAGCCACGTTCGCAGCCATCACGGGGCCTGACGAACCCTTCCTGCTCGGCCAGTCATTGCTGCCCGCACATTTCGGCGCGGCCAGCCATGCGATGGCCCTGGCACCGGATCTCGGCCACGCGCTGGAAGCGCTTTGCCGCCACGCCAGCGTGCTCAGCCCGCTGCTGCGGCCACGCTTGCGGATGGAGGGGGCCCTGGCCGTCCTGTACTTCACTGACAGCCACGGCACGGGTTCGGTGCACCATCGCCTGGTCGACCTGCAGATGAGCGCCGTCGTGGCAATGGCGCGATGGCTGGGTGGCCAACGCCTGCCCTGGCAGTTCTGCTTCAACCGCACGCCGCCACGCCGCTGCGCCCAGTACGAAGTACACCTGGGGCCGTCGCTGCGCTTCAACTGCCAGCTCGACGCGCTGCTGATCGATGCACGATGGCTGGCCGTGCCCTGGCCACGCGGCAATGCGCTGGCCGCCGCCATGGCCGGTCGCGAGGCCGCCGCGCAGGACCACGCGCCCGGCGTTGTCGATGCGCTCTACGATCACTTGTTCGAGCACATCCGCCGCGCACCGACGCTGGACAGTGCGGCTGCTGCCCTGGGAGTGAGCCCGGCCACACTCAAGCGGCACCTCGCACAGTCCGGCACGCATTTCCAGGCAGAGCTGGACCGGGTTCGCACGCACGTATCGCTGCACTTGTTCCACACCGTCGGCATGGACAACAGCCGCGCCGCCGCCTATCTCGGCTTTCACGACGCCGCGAATTTCCGCCGTTCCTTCAAGCGCTGGACTGGACTTACGCCATGCTCGCTGCGCGCGAGCCTGCTTCCTGGCCCCGCCTGA
- a CDS encoding integrin alpha gives MSRAVCGALLGAAVVQGEASAITVSLGSLVGSNGFRIAGAAAGDSSGFSVSAAGDVNGDGKPDLIIGAPDADPNGASSGSAYVVFGKSSYSASLELSSLNGTNGFRIDGAAANDRLGMAVSGAGDVNGDHIADIIVGAYHATTSNGAEAGASYIIFGRATGFPATLNVSTLNGTNGVRLEGDAGEYSGRAVASAGDINGDGLGDTIIGAYHSGDGHSVGSSYVVFGKSGAFPATINLKSMNSSSGFRLSGNGPGDLSGISVGSAGDLNGDGRSDLLIGAIGTDNHGESSGSTYVVYGRNNFPGNVPLNSLNPNTGFRVDGEAEGDRSGISVNAAGDVNGDGIGDLIIGAYLADPHGSYSGRTYVVFGRQGGLPTDLPLNSIDGVNGFRLNGASDGDVAGTSVSRAGDVNGDGIADILIGAPKADPGGVEAGRAYIMFGKRGAFPATVEMSSLHGTTGMVINGASGGDYAGQTVGAAGDLNGDGLGDVVLGAPGADPHGSFSGNTYVVFGNDTIFANGFEPQQ, from the coding sequence TTGAGCCGGGCTGTTTGCGGGGCCCTGCTCGGTGCAGCGGTTGTGCAAGGGGAAGCCTCGGCCATCACTGTGTCGCTGGGATCCCTGGTCGGTTCCAATGGCTTTCGCATCGCAGGCGCTGCGGCGGGTGATTCCTCCGGTTTCAGCGTGAGCGCCGCGGGCGACGTCAATGGCGACGGCAAGCCGGACCTGATTATCGGGGCGCCCGATGCCGATCCGAACGGTGCCTCGTCCGGCAGTGCCTATGTGGTATTCGGGAAAAGTTCCTACAGCGCATCGCTGGAGCTTTCTTCGCTCAACGGCACGAATGGTTTTCGCATTGATGGTGCCGCCGCCAATGACCGCCTGGGGATGGCGGTCAGTGGTGCAGGTGACGTCAATGGCGACCATATCGCCGATATCATCGTCGGTGCCTATCACGCGACAACGAGCAACGGCGCCGAAGCGGGCGCCAGCTATATCATCTTCGGCCGAGCCACCGGCTTTCCCGCCACGTTGAATGTGTCAACGCTCAATGGCACCAATGGCGTGCGGCTGGAAGGTGACGCGGGTGAATATTCCGGTCGCGCCGTCGCATCAGCGGGTGACATCAACGGCGACGGCCTGGGTGACACGATCATCGGGGCCTACCATTCCGGTGACGGGCATTCAGTGGGTTCCAGCTACGTCGTGTTTGGCAAGTCCGGTGCGTTTCCAGCGACGATCAACCTCAAGTCCATGAACAGTTCGTCCGGCTTCCGCCTGAGCGGGAACGGGCCGGGCGATCTTTCCGGTATCTCGGTCGGTAGCGCGGGTGACCTCAACGGCGACGGCCGTTCGGACCTGCTTATCGGCGCCATCGGTACCGACAATCATGGTGAGAGCTCGGGCAGTACCTATGTGGTCTACGGCCGCAACAATTTTCCCGGCAACGTGCCTCTGAACAGCTTGAACCCGAACACGGGGTTCCGTGTCGATGGCGAAGCTGAGGGAGATCGATCGGGAATTTCGGTCAACGCCGCTGGCGACGTCAACGGCGACGGCATCGGCGACCTGATCATCGGCGCCTACCTGGCCGATCCGCATGGCAGCTACTCCGGCCGCACCTATGTGGTGTTCGGCCGCCAAGGCGGCCTGCCGACCGACCTGCCGTTAAATTCCATCGACGGTGTCAACGGCTTCCGTCTCAACGGCGCGTCCGACGGCGACGTCGCAGGTACGTCGGTGAGCCGCGCGGGCGACGTCAACGGCGACGGCATCGCCGATATCCTGATCGGTGCGCCAAAGGCTGATCCCGGTGGCGTGGAAGCCGGCCGCGCCTACATCATGTTCGGCAAGCGCGGTGCGTTTCCGGCGACGGTGGAAATGTCGTCCCTGCACGGCACGACTGGCATGGTGATCAACGGCGCATCCGGTGGCGACTACGCCGGCCAGACCGTGGGCGCCGCCGGTGACCTCAACGGTGATGGCCTGGGCGATGTCGTGCTCGGCGCGCCGGGTGCCGATCCGCACGGCAGTTTCTCGGGCAATACCTACGTCGTGTTCGGGAACGACACCATCTTCGCCAACGGTTTCGAACCGCAGCAGTAA
- a CDS encoding GGDEF domain-containing protein, producing the protein MLALHRSTLLGCAAALAGIFGLFVFSGSAKPPQAWTWIDIVGEGGTTLMCALWLVFLLDGRPRGRVTRLLAGGLAAVLLAAWTDCLDEFFQVDKLQRWDNLLEGTLMPVGVILLTAGLYFWREEQSALSRQLRKRERLFREHRAFDRVTQLADAEYLVQQIRLELSGQQATSGALVLFDIDDFHRINHTFGPSEGDRVLQAVAQVMLLNLRNADLLCRYAGDRFAVLMPGRDAAQALRHAARLARAIEGLTHHTCADDQAISFTVRYSASSIDGEPEALLGALNRAIEHPAHWATHAA; encoded by the coding sequence ATGCTGGCTTTGCATCGTTCGACCCTGCTGGGCTGCGCCGCGGCGCTGGCTGGCATTTTCGGTCTATTCGTGTTTTCCGGCAGTGCGAAGCCGCCGCAGGCCTGGACGTGGATCGATATCGTTGGCGAGGGCGGCACGACGCTGATGTGTGCGCTGTGGCTGGTGTTCCTGCTTGACGGCAGACCGCGCGGGCGCGTCACCCGGCTGCTGGCCGGTGGCCTGGCTGCCGTGCTGCTGGCGGCATGGACGGATTGCCTCGATGAGTTCTTCCAGGTCGACAAGCTGCAGCGCTGGGACAACCTGCTAGAAGGCACGCTGATGCCGGTGGGCGTGATCCTGCTGACGGCCGGGCTGTATTTCTGGCGCGAGGAACAATCCGCCTTGTCGCGACAACTGCGCAAGCGTGAGCGACTGTTCCGCGAACATCGTGCATTCGACCGTGTGACGCAGCTGGCTGATGCGGAATATCTCGTGCAGCAGATTCGCCTCGAACTGTCGGGCCAGCAGGCGACAAGCGGCGCACTGGTGCTGTTTGACATTGATGACTTCCATCGGATCAATCACACCTTCGGACCGTCTGAAGGCGATCGCGTCCTGCAGGCCGTGGCGCAGGTGATGCTGCTGAACCTGCGGAATGCAGACCTGCTGTGCCGCTATGCGGGCGATCGCTTCGCCGTACTGATGCCGGGCCGGGACGCCGCGCAAGCGCTCCGGCATGCTGCACGTCTGGCGCGCGCCATCGAAGGACTGACCCATCACACCTGCGCCGACGACCAGGCGATCTCCTTCACGGTGCGCTACAGCGCATCATCCATCGACGGTGAACCCGAGGCATTGCTCGGCGCACTCAATCGTGCAATCGAGCACCCGGCACATTGGGCAACACACGCCGCATAG
- a CDS encoding TIGR03032 family protein gives MSNPSGLEIHSSRLFESWLAEQKVSLAFTTYQAGKLFFVGIDPAGRLAVFNRTIARVMGLAAQGDTLWVATLWQLWRFENALKPGEVFGAHDRYYVPQLAYTTGDIDVHDVGIDAAGDPIFVSTLFSCLARPDARYSFIPVWKPPFVSRYAAEDRCHMNGLAMADGAPAYVTCVARSDANEGWREHRTQGGIVVDVKSGAIVCEGLSMPHSPRMYRGRLWVLNSGTGEFGYVDLAAGRFEPVAFCAGYLRGMSFCGDFAVVGLSRQRQNRTFNGLLLDQRLAEKNVSARCGLAVIDLKRGDVVHELRLDGVVEELFDTAVLPGVCNPAAVGFMADDIKRTLSLPPDIG, from the coding sequence ATGAGCAACCCCTCAGGCCTTGAGATCCACTCCTCGCGATTGTTCGAATCGTGGCTGGCCGAACAGAAGGTGAGCCTGGCATTCACGACCTACCAGGCGGGCAAGCTGTTTTTCGTCGGGATCGACCCGGCAGGGCGCCTGGCCGTGTTCAACCGCACGATCGCCCGCGTGATGGGTCTCGCGGCTCAGGGCGACACCTTGTGGGTCGCGACGCTGTGGCAGCTGTGGCGATTTGAGAATGCGCTCAAGCCGGGCGAGGTGTTCGGTGCACATGACCGCTACTACGTCCCGCAACTGGCATACACGACGGGCGATATCGATGTACACGATGTCGGAATCGATGCGGCAGGTGATCCGATCTTCGTCAGCACCTTGTTCTCGTGCCTGGCGCGGCCGGACGCCCGCTACAGTTTCATTCCGGTGTGGAAGCCGCCGTTTGTCAGCCGCTACGCCGCCGAGGACCGCTGCCACATGAATGGGCTGGCGATGGCGGATGGCGCTCCCGCCTACGTGACGTGCGTGGCGCGCAGCGATGCCAATGAGGGTTGGCGCGAGCATCGCACGCAGGGAGGCATCGTCGTCGACGTGAAGAGCGGTGCGATCGTGTGCGAAGGATTGTCCATGCCGCACTCGCCGCGGATGTATCGGGGAAGGCTGTGGGTGCTCAATTCCGGCACCGGCGAATTCGGCTATGTGGACCTTGCCGCCGGGCGGTTCGAACCCGTCGCCTTCTGCGCCGGCTATCTGCGCGGCATGAGCTTCTGCGGCGACTTTGCCGTCGTCGGTCTTTCCAGGCAGCGACAGAACCGCACTTTCAATGGATTGCTGCTGGATCAGCGCCTGGCGGAGAAAAACGTCTCGGCCCGCTGCGGGTTGGCCGTGATTGATCTCAAGCGCGGCGACGTCGTGCACGAGCTGCGTCTTGACGGTGTGGTGGAGGAACTGTTCGACACCGCCGTGCTGCCTGGCGTATGCAATCCGGCGGCCGTCGGCTTCATGGCCGACGACATCAAGCGCACCTTGTCACTGCCACCGGACATTGGCTGA